ATGAGCCCACTCTAGTTAGTGAGTTTACTCTTATCCCAGAGGACATTTCTGTGCCTATAATGCAGCTAGCATATGTGTCTTGGCCACACACACATCGGTTCCAACCCCTGCACTGCCTTGACATCCCGAACTACCTGCACCTTCATGGCTTCCAGAACCGCATTCACCGTCATGGCTTCCTGAACCGCCTGCCCCGCCATGATCTTCCAGAACCCCCTGCACTGCCATGGCTTCCAGAACCGCCTGAACCACCATGATCTTCCAGAACCCCTTGCACTGccatggcttcctgaaccacctgCACCGCCATGGCTTCCAGAACCACCTGCACCGCCATGGCTTCCAGAACCGCCTGCACTGCCATGGCTTCCAGAACCGCCTGCACTGccatggcttcctgaaccacctgCACCGCCATGATCTTCCTGAACCACCTGCACTGccatggcttcctgaaccacctgCACCGCCATGACTTCCAGAACCGCCTGCACTGCCATGGCTTTCAGAACCGCCTGCACTGCCATGGCTTCCAGAACTGCCTGCACTGccatggcttcctgaaccacctgCATCGCACCACCATGATCTTCCAGAACCCTCTGCACTGccatggcttcctgaaccacctgCACCGCCATGGCTTCCAGAACTGCCTGCACTGccatggcttcctgaaccacctgCATCGCACCGCCATGATCTTCCAGAACCCCCTGCACTGccatggcttcctgaaccacctgCATCGCACCGCCATGATCTTCCAGAACCCCCTGCACTGccatggcttcctgaaccacctgCACCGCCATGGCTTCCAGAACCGCCTGCACTGCCATGGCTTCCAGAACCGCCATGATCTTCCAGAACCCCCTGCACTGccatggcttcctgaaccacctgCACCGCCATGGCTTCCAGAACCGCCTGCACTGCCATGGCTTCCAGAACCGCCTGCACCGCCATGGCTTCCAGAACTGCCAACTGCGCCCTGGTCTCCAAATCAACCGGCTCCCTGTACCATCCTGGAGACAACCTGCTCTGATGAACCATAATGAGTCCAGGATGCAGACGCCCTCAAACAACCCCAGCATTCCTCTTGTTCCACATCTACACCCACTCCTCATTATCACCATCGTTATCACTCATTAGCATACCCTACTTGCGCTCTCTCCACGCCACCATATTCTCTGGTTTCGACAAAGAGAAGCATCACAGACCAGGCCTGGTTTTGCACTAGAGtccaaaattatattatatacttttatacTCACCTGAGAAACCTACCTTTTGTTCCTGACCTGTCATCTGTCTTCTTTTTCTTGTGTTGTCTGCTTGGTTCTCCTACTAACCAGTCATCTACATCGCACACCACCTGCACAGAGAACACTGTATCACCTGACATTCATCCATGCTTGTTTTGCATTCCCGACTAAGGAATGCGTTCGACTAAGCGTAcatataaaaaactaaatataccTTGGGCATTAAACAGTAATGAaggttaaaacaaacaaaaaaagtattggCTAAAAGCATCCCCCATGTTATGTTAATCTAATgatgttattttgtttaaaggCCTACAGTTGGAACCAACTGTTTTGCTTATGCCTGCACTGTTGAAGGATGACCCGAGGTTGCTGTTTGAAGTTGAGGTGAGCCTTGAACAGTTTACTAGTGTGTAAAGCACAATCTAATCAAAGCACTACCCTATTACTTACACTCGCATTTTATTatgcaaattattttaattcaaacattattttttttgtttgttggtcTCTTCAAACTATCTTATTAAATTGAAGaaacaattacattcaatatagaaataaatatgAGAAGATGGTTAATGCTATTATTTCCTCTCCTCCAGGGCCATGCTCAGACCAGCCCTTCTGACATCCCAACACCTAAGATGGTGCTTAAAGGCTGCAGGGAGGGTCATCCCCTGCAGTATGACCACATTTTACTCACTTTGGATGGCCAGGTAATCACTGAGGAGAGTGAGGACATCTCAATGGCACTGGGGCCTactcttgtgtgtgtgttgtgtttggaGTCCAGTATTCTACAGGACTCAAAAATACATTGACCTTTTTGGACTgtcgttttaaaataaaaggatGGAGCCGGACTTCCTGTCACCATAAAAGATGTGTACAATTCAATCTGTGACCAGATTTAAGTGATATATTCTCTCTTTTTTCCAGTTTCAGTTCCAGtttatgtattgtttttaaaatcctGAAGGACTTGCAAATGGCTtgaaagcttaaagggttagttcacccaaaattgattcaagctgatagaagagcaactttgactgaaatagcCACTCGTTACAAATGAGGTATGccgcaaagcatttgtgaagccacaacacgcacaaccttgaggcggatgggctacaacagcagaagaccccaccgggtaccacccatttccactacaaataggaaaaagagggtacaatttgcacaagctcaccaaaattggacaggtGAAGACTGGGAaacgaacaacattagggtaagtaattaatgacagaattttcatttttcggtgaactaaccctttaactctgaTTGCAAATGGTTGTATAAGCAGTTTTCTTGTATATAATAAGCTATTATAAATTAGTTAATATGAATGCATGAGTGTATGTATCATACATCTGTATGTAGAATGAATTCAAATGGTGAAAAGTAATCATAAGAGGTCTATAATACCTGTAGAAGGGTTTACAACTACTGTCTTTGAGTAGACTTTAGGGTTCTATGTTTTCTCTCGCTTTCTTCCAGTGTTCcagttatgtatttatttttttcagtttgcaTGTGATTGTATTAAAGTTTTTGAGCAATTCCACTCACTCATTAATCTGttacaaactcaaaattttccaaataaattttttttgtaaaaaacacaacaggtctctttttcaaaaatgtacatatttCAAGTGTGTTGCATTTTTTATATGTGTGTACAAGGTATATTGTAATGTTTATATATAGTCCCTGACTTGTCAGCACTGATTTTATTTGCTACTAAGATTAATCAATTAAATGG
The window above is part of the Pseudorasbora parva isolate DD20220531a chromosome 23, ASM2467924v1, whole genome shotgun sequence genome. Proteins encoded here:
- the LOC137062853 gene encoding PE-PGRS family protein PE_PGRS18-like isoform X1, which translates into the protein MVHQSRLSPGWYREPVDLETRAQLAVLEAMAVQAVLEAMAVQAVLEAMAVQVVQEAMAVQGVLEDHGGAMQVVQEAMAVQGVLEDHGGAMQVVQEAMAVQAVLEAMAVQVVQEAMAVQRVLEDHGGAMQVVQEAMAVQAVLEAMAVQAVLKAMAVQAVLEVMAVQVVQEAMAVQVVQEDHGGAGGSGSHGSAGGSGSHGSAGGSGSHGGAGGSGSHGGAGGSGSHGSARGSGRSWWFRRFWKPWQCRGFWKIMAGQAVQEAMTVNAVLEAMKVQVVRDVKAVQGLEPMCVWPRHIC
- the LOC137062853 gene encoding uncharacterized protein isoform X2 → MVIMRSGCRCGTRGMLGLFEGVCILDSLWFIRAGCLQDGTGSRLIWRPGRSWQFWKPWRCRRFWKPWQCRRFWKPWRCRWFRKPWQCRGFWKIMAVLEAMAVQAVLEAMAVQVVQEAMAVQGVLEDHGGAMQVVQEAMAVQGVLEDHGGAMQVVQEAMAVQAVLEAMAVQVVQEAMAVQRVLEDHGGAMQVVQEAMAVQAVLEAMAVQAVLKAMAVQAVLEVMAVQVVQEAMAVQVVQEDHGGAGGSGRSWRGRRFRKP